The following proteins are encoded in a genomic region of Macrobrachium nipponense isolate FS-2020 chromosome 44, ASM1510439v2, whole genome shotgun sequence:
- the LOC135203985 gene encoding uncharacterized protein LOC135203985 → MSRRMLNDYEILEELLKDSDSDSDSDSVEEKELPSQEEDLSSNTIRAKCGTVWKVISQADEDCGRFSQQNILRETPGPTSFAKRLVQKRSYMSAFSILIDDFIIEHIRKCTEAQGRRVLKNDNYKVSREEILAVIGIMSARGILGKNQSIDHYGQENGPPFFRDTMHVTNSKS, encoded by the exons ATGTCTCGTAGGATGTTGAATGATTATGAAATATTAGAAGAGTTATTGAAGGATTCAGATTCAGATTCAGATTCAGATTCTGTTGAGGAAA AGGAACTCCCTTCTCAAGAAGAGGATTTATCATCAAACACGATTAGAGCTAAATGTGGTACGGTATGGAAAGTAATATCTCAAGCAGACGAAGATTGTGGAAGATTTTCTCAGCAAAACATACTGAGGGAAACTCCTGGCCCCACTTCTTTTGCAAAACGTCTTGTACAAAAAAGGAGCTACATGAGTGCCTTTTCGATACTTATAGATGATTTTATCATTGAACATATCAGGAAATGCACTGAAGCTCAAGGCAGAAGAGTCTTGAAAAACGATAATTACAAAGTATCTCGTGAAGAAATTCTAGCAGTAATTGGAATCATGTCTGCTCGTGGGATATTGGGAAAGAATCAGTCAATTGATCACTATGGTCAAGAAAATGGTCCACCCTTTTTCAGGGATACAATGCACGTCACAAATTCAAAGAGCTAA